In Clostridium sp. DL-VIII, the following proteins share a genomic window:
- a CDS encoding CdaR family protein, whose product MDKSENRTLIVKIVCLLLSLGLWLYVSNVENPLRTYDLKNVPVELINEDSLTDSKLAIADKQQFTVDLKLEGPSSEMIKVKKEDFKIVADMSAYALKTGDNTIPVQVVSAPENIDIKNNGFLGVKVSLEELVQKDIPIKSNIKVSYKENIYEKGQSISPQTVTVKGGKSSIEKIDAATLNGEEKDVDKNMEKDYDIKFVDSSGNEISNVQSNIQTAKLSITVVNGKSVPINLITSGSVPQGFTFGGYELSKNYVNVLGDIQNLDKVKAIDTEPVDMSALQADSEMDVKLNLPQGISILNNENTVKVKFKVTKEENTTKNLVCNVQYKNLNDALSVETQNLTTNVKVTGSQDALDKVAAQNINVILDLSKVQAEGTFDYTPQATLVGADNVTISEVGSVHIVVKKKE is encoded by the coding sequence ATGGATAAGAGTGAAAACAGAACGTTAATAGTCAAGATTGTATGCTTACTATTATCATTAGGTTTATGGCTATATGTCTCAAATGTTGAGAATCCGCTTAGAACATATGACCTGAAAAATGTTCCTGTAGAACTAATTAATGAGGATTCATTAACGGATTCAAAACTTGCAATTGCAGATAAGCAGCAATTTACGGTGGATTTAAAGTTAGAAGGCCCATCGAGTGAAATGATAAAAGTAAAAAAAGAGGACTTTAAAATAGTAGCCGATATGTCAGCTTATGCGTTAAAAACAGGAGATAATACTATACCAGTTCAAGTTGTAAGCGCCCCTGAAAACATAGATATAAAGAATAATGGCTTTTTGGGTGTTAAAGTAAGTTTAGAAGAGCTGGTTCAAAAGGATATACCAATAAAGTCAAATATAAAAGTTTCATATAAAGAAAATATTTATGAAAAGGGACAATCAATAAGCCCTCAAACTGTGACTGTAAAAGGAGGAAAAAGCTCTATAGAAAAAATTGACGCTGCTACCTTAAATGGCGAAGAAAAAGATGTAGATAAGAATATGGAGAAGGATTATGATATAAAATTTGTAGATTCATCAGGTAATGAAATTAGCAATGTTCAATCTAATATTCAAACTGCAAAGTTATCGATCACAGTAGTAAATGGGAAGTCGGTGCCAATAAATTTAATAACTTCAGGAAGCGTTCCTCAGGGATTTACTTTTGGAGGATATGAACTAAGTAAAAATTACGTGAATGTCCTTGGGGATATTCAAAATTTAGACAAAGTAAAAGCCATAGATACTGAACCCGTGGATATGTCAGCATTACAAGCTGACAGCGAAATGGATGTTAAGCTTAATCTGCCACAGGGAATTTCCATTCTGAATAATGAAAATACAGTTAAAGTTAAATTTAAAGTAACAAAGGAAGAAAATACAACAAAGAATTTAGTGTGCAACGTTCAATACAAAAACTTAAATGATGCACTTTCAGTAGAAACACAGAATTTAACAACAAATGTAAAGGTGACAGGAAGTCAGGATGCATTAGATAAAGTAGCGGCTCAGAATATAAATGTTATATTGGATTTATCGAAAGTACAAGCGGAAGGAACTTTTGATTATACGCCACAAGCCACACTTGTTGGAGCTGATAATGTAACAATATCAGAGGTTGGAAGTGTTCATATAGTAGTTAAAAAGAAAGAATAA